The sequence tcTTTGTTAGATGATACCGTTAGTGTGTGTTTGATCTTGACATCCAGGAGTCAGGactgttgtttttaaacaacAGTGTTTCATTCTACAATATGTGGTGTTTTGTGAAGATGATCTCGGACGTGATCCGGACGTGTCTGGGTCCGCGCTCCATGATGAAGATGTTGATGGACCCGATGGGCGGGATCGTCATGACCAACGATGGAAACGCCATCCTCAGAGAGGTGATATATGTGCAGCTTAAATTTAACTCAAAACTAAATAGATGAATTGATAAAACTGTAGGTTAATAAAACTATCATCTTTTAAATCCAAATTAGTAACTCTGTCTTACATCTCAATAAAATGCTCTTTAGTTGTTACCATATAAGGTAATTCTACAGTCCTACAGATATTTCTTTGTTAGATGGGGTTTGAAACTAGAAGATTTACTGTGAAAGTAATTTTATTGTGTAGGAGAAATGCATTATTTCTTTTAAGTTAATTAGATCGATTaagtttgaaacaattttgtagaaTGGTAATATATTGGAAACGCCATGGGGAGAGAAAACAGAGAATGCTAATTGCTAGGAGAATAAAATTACCACAAACATTTTAATATGTTTTACAGTGTATTGGTTGTAATGGTTTTTGCCACAGATCCAGGTACAGCACCCTGCTGCCAAGTCCATGATCGAGATCAGCCGTACCCAGGACGAGGAAGTGGGCGATGGAACAACATCAGTCATCATCTTGGGTAGGTGATCAACCAAGAGTTAGATTTCTCTGAGATTTGAGAATTTGCTGCCTTGTAATAAATCTGCACAGAAAATATTAATgtgaatatgcaaatgagctgaaaaattctgattttcaaaaatcacACAATGTTGTCAGcaaaacattttctgttttcgTTTTAAACACAATATTCAATAAAAGGCATGGGAATTGCAGCATCAAAATTTTTTATAGGCTTCTTTCGGCAAGCCAATATAGTTATTCAAGATATCTCACACTCAAACATACGTGCATGTAGGCATCTACAAAGCTGTTTGCAAAAGTCTGACACAAATTTAGGAATGACGAAACCAACAACTCATGAGAAGAGTTTCCAATTGATCTTCACAAGATTTCGTATGCTTGACAATTTCACCACTTCAATAACAGGAATGTTGAAATGTTACATATGTCTTCCAGCACTGATGGCATTTGCTTCAGTAGTCTAGCATATAGTATATGTGGACAGTAAGAAAACATGTTCATAGTATTGCCtgcattgtttgttgttgttgtgtacagCTGGAGAGATGTTGTCGGTAGCTGAACCTTTCCTGGAACAGAAGATGCACCCCACACAGATCATCAGCGCCTACAGACAAGCACTAGAGGACAGCCTGGATGTACTGAGGGACCAGATTAGGTAAGAGAAGAgagaattttgttttgaaattaatacatttgtacctttaaaaaaatcataaaaagttTAATCTTTCGATTAGAATTTTCAAAACTTGAAAGTTTGACGGGAAATGCTGGGGGATTTTCACACCATTTTCTATTCTGATATTTATGTTTTAGAAGCATTGCTTTTAGCCTTAACTAGTTAACAGCAAATGACGGATGTTTGCAGAATAGTGGCAAAGCAGAGACTGGACCAGTTTTGTCAACAGTTTTGCCAGAGGAAACAGTTGTCCTTTTAGTGAAGCTTCCTAATTTAAGGGTGAGGATAGAAGATGAAGACAATTATTCTGTGACCACCCTCTGGTTGTTCCTGTCCTGTCTAGTGTTCCAGTGGACGTGTCTAACGAGGATGAGATGGTGAAGATTATCTGCAGTGCCCTGGGCACAAAGTTCATCCGCAAGTGGATGGACATGGCCTGCAAGATGGCGCTCCGGTCCGTTAAAACGGTGGCGCTTGAGGACCAGGGGCGACGGGAGATTGACATCAAGAGATACGCAAAGGTCGAAAAGGTAAGGAGAGGAGATTTTATTGCATCAGTGTCGTTCTGAAGTACTGTAGTTTAACTTGCAAATTTGCAATGACTGCATATTACGTTCAATCGTTGATCCCCTTTCAGTGACTAAAAGGACAGTGAATGTTGAGCGATTGAATAGTTTGCCTTTTATATTAAAACTGAAATATAATGCAGGTTGTAAAAGACAGTTAAACACTTGAACAAgacatgtatacagatacagacatagaaAATGTCAAGAGATTTGTTCTTTACTgatgcaatttctcaagcaaccTGTCATGTTTGGTTGCTCAGTGGCTGCAGTTGCTAGTGGAATGGGGTGTTAGCAacagcacagtgtgaagacaaCACAATCATAGATAGACCACTGCTCTAATTAGGAAGAAAGTGCATGCATATTAATACCTATGCAGGAttaattcttaagtgtgtcctCAAAGCCTGCTGTTCCTCACACAGATCCCAGGTGGAGCCATTGAAGACTCTCGCGTTCTGAGCGGCATCATGATCAACAAGGATGTCACCCACCCCAAGATGCGGAGACGCATCGAGAACCCCCGTATCGTCCTCCTGGACTGCTCGCTCGAGTACAAGAAGGGGGAGAGTCAGACAGACATAGAGCTGGTTAGCGAGCAGGACTTTAGGTGTGCACCAGGTTTCAGACTTAAACAGTGACCTACATTGTCTAACATTATATTGTGACATTTGATATTATCTTTGCCAAAGAATATCTTCAATGCAGACAAAGAAGATGTGCTAGTAACATATCCTGGGGTGTCACAGAAATTGTAAATTTTGCATCATTACAGTGATCATCGTGTCTTTCATTATATTGTGACATTGATATTTTTGCTAACCCTTGGGTTTTACCAAGATTCTATATAGACTTGTAAGTTTATTATAAACCCTTGTGCCCTTGCAGTCGTATTCTTCAGTTAGAAGAGGAGTACGTTCAGAAGATCTGTGAAGACATCATCCGAGTGAAACCTGACATTGTGTTCACTGAGAAGGGGGTTTCAGGTGAGGCTGGTTTGTTCTCACTTGTAGAAACATCTGTGTATTGATGATGAGAGACTGGTAATGCTATAACGTATGTTCTAGGATTATTTTGTAGATTGTTATGTAggaaaatcaaaattgtttcacCATAGATATTATTTTACTGTGTTTCCCCAGATCTTGCCCAACATTACCTCGTGAAGAACAACATCACTGCCATCCGACGCATTCGTAAGACGGACAACAACCGTATTGCCAGGTAAGATCAGATATTTTACATAAAACAAGGACTGTGAGATGTTTTTGTGACTATTGCAGATTTCTGAGTGTATTGCTATTCGTTGTAGTAGGAGACTACAACTAGTACAAGCAGAatgaaagtgaagaaaaaacacaGATACAGCAACTGTAGAGTACTCTTTGTCAATGTTAGATCAGTGATCTGATTTATTCTAAACTGAGCTGTCATGTCACCAGGGCCTGTGGAGCCAACATCCTGAACCGCACAGATGAGCTGAGGGAAGAAGACGTGGGAACAGGGGCCGGCCTGTTTGAGATTAAGAAGTTTGGAGATGAATATTTCACCTTCATTACAGAGTGCAAGGATCCAAaggtcagttttttttaatgtttcttttttgcaaATAGACAAGATACAACAAATAAGCATAGGGTAAGATTGAGCTCCAGATATCTTTCTCCTTTTGAAAAAATCTCCTTTAGATAACTCATGGTACAGTATGTAATACCAAGACATTATTTCTCGATACTAAACCATTGAATTTAGGTTTTGCTGCAAAAATGTTTCAAAGTAGTCAGTAGGactgggtactggtacaaacacatttttttcttcttgggcCGGACCTAAAAAATCAGTGTACAGGATGTTGGATTGATTAGAAAAATTACGTGTTTTGGGCTTACTGGCCCAAGAAGATAACAAGAGGGAAGTAGAGAATAGTTGATAGTAATTTTACTAAGTTGGACTTTGTATTGTTGATTATAATGAAAATATCTTTGTTCCCCAGGCCTGCACCATCTTGTTGCGCGGAGCGTCCAAGGACGTGCTTGCCGAGGTGGAGCGTAACCTGCAGGACGCCATGCAGGTCGCTCGCAACGTCATGCTGGACCCGCGCCTCGTACCGGGCGGAGGGGCCGCGGAGATGGCACTCGCACACGTGAGACGTTATACTTGTCGTGTTGGAATCAAACTAGAATTGTTCTGTTTCTTACTGTTAATGCTGATTGTGTCCAGTTATCAATTAAACAATCAAAAAATGGTATATTGTTAAAACAAGGTTCTGGTAGCCAGTGGCtgatttgtgttttgttgacattgaTATTTTGACATACACAATCAATTAATAACACGTGATTACACTTTAAAACTACGCCATTTCCAATTCAAACGAATGAAAAAATATCAGATGCAAACATACAGTATGAGTTGCTGGTGAATACACTtcagtggtacatgtatatgtagtctCTGTCCTCTGTTAAGTATGTTACTTTTTTATGATTTATTCCATGGAACACAAACGCTgttcagggctgtaactggcccctccctgctAGGAGGCCAACaagatgttgggcgggctgctatgagtgagatttaatcagactACTTATAATCCTGTGACTTCTCCCCCTGTAGATTCTGAATGAGAAAGCCAAGTCCATCCAGGGTATCCAACAGAAGCCGTACATGGCAGTGGCCCATGCCTTAGAGGTGGTGCCCATTACACTCATCCAGAACTGTGGTGGCAACACCATTAGAACTCTCACACAGCTTAGGGTACGTGCCAACtcaatatttgttgtttgtgcctttattttaaCTCAATAGTGCTCCATTCTGCCTTCAAGGCCCCTTTTCTTGGAGGTCGAGTCAAAAAGTGTAAATTCACCATCAAGGCACCTAAGTCAGGGTAATTGTACACTTGCTATTTAGACTTTTTATCTTAAAAGATTTAAGTGTTTTTATGCATTTTAAGCTCAAAGCCAAATTACAAGAAAATATGTCAACAGCCATGTCTCTTTATATATCTAATATACAATCTAATTTGAGTTCATAATCCATCATTTTAACGAGTCTCCGAGTCTCACTGCTTTAAACTTTCACTCATGTTGCAAACATTTCAGTTGGTCTCTTGCTGGCCTTCCGGCTGTTTACTTGCCCATTGTTTGTACTTGTAACCTGCATTTGTATGTTCATGCCATGTTTTATGATACCTAATTGTAACAAATCACACTCAATTCAGGAGGGCTGCGGCTTCCTGCTCGTGTGggtttgcgtgtgtgaaataaataaatgaagaaTTCTGAGTTATACATGTTTTGAATAAGTCAACTGTGGTTGTGCTAAAGAACTTTAGTGGGACCACGTGGCGCAAacggcagcacgtttgactcaggcccagaaggtcctgagttcaaaccccgacgtgtcaccggtcttgtgcccttgggaaaggcactttacacgactttcctatataggctacaaaagtcttaagcaaattgaagttggtagccacAAAAACGGAAGAACTTACTGTTCAGAAAACTGTGTATCTAATCATCATTCTCTTCCCCTCCTCCAAAAGGCCAAACATGCCACAGCAGGTAATAAGAACTGGGGGATTAATGGTGAGACTGGTAACATCCAGGACATGCAGGAGCTGGGCATCTGGGAGCCGTACGCTGTCAAGGCACAGGTCTACAAAACTGCCGTCGAGGTAAGGAACTCTTCTGTTACTCACCGTCTACTAGAGATTGGGACTGCTAAGGGACTAAGCATTGGTCGCTCAAGGAATTACATATACAAAGAAGAAATCTTTAAATGATTTGTATGTCTTCTTTTCTGTTAGTGTGAGCAAAAAACATCATACATAGTCTGATGTTAGATGCTTTACTCTTACATTGTGTCTCACATTCCAGTAAAGCTAGCTCAACAGTCGCTCTGCGATTTCCATTAAGGGAAAAGGGGGCCTAACTACTTCATTCTTGATGCGCTTGAGTTGTTACTTCGCTTTGGTTACTAGTCATGTCAAGTTCAATGTAGAGTAGTTGTAAAGTTTTACTACATCGATGTTTTATGGTATGTAAGAAGACTCCTGTTCCTAGATTATATTTTGAAAaggtttctgttgtttttttacagaccGCCATTTTGCTTCTCCGAATTGACGACATTGTCTCGGGTTCCAAAAAGCAAGCAGGCCCTGACCCAATGAAACCAGAATGATGACAGTagcagctttgatattatcctGAATTTGAACTTGCACTAGGTACTATTGAAAATATGAATGACATGCTCTGAAAGTGATAGCAAAAAGATTTTTTGGTGACAACTTGACTTCTCCAGTGAAGATACCAGAGTACTGTTGAGGTTGCAGATATCTTTTTACCTTTCGCAACTGTACTGGTCCTGTCTCCAAAACTTCTATATGGTGTAAACAACACCATTTATTATGTGTGCACACATTTTGTCCAGTTATGCATTTTGTAAGTTTGTTACTCGATGCAAAGGCATAATGTCTACAATGTCTGTATGTCGTTCTTGATCAGaagattttctttaaaaatttgTTTGCATGATTATTATATATTGTGTTTTTTGAGTGTATTTTCCAAAGTGGTTGATGTGtttataatacaaacatttaaCACTGACAGACTGATATGAAATCATCATAAGTGTATTGGTATAAATATTACAATAAGGGACTTAGTTGCCTTTGTATTTGTTTCTGATACAGTTTTGTACTTCATGTCATCGTCACTATTTACTACAGTGAAGGGAAAGAAACTCTGTATCTAGAATAAGAGCTTACAATTCCCTCGAAACAGTGGAAAACTTGTTCCAGAAAGGTTAAGATTTTGGGAAGAATCCCCTTGCTAGGGAGGCCCACACTACTTTCGGTAACAGATGTGGCATGTTTAGaaacaaatatctctttattggCGCCCTGTACGGCAATTTCGATAGCATTTTCTAAATCAGCGTAAAAAGTTTACCTAGCATagttattttcacatttctccGGCAACGCAAACTAACGTTATCGCAGTTTAAAAATCGATGAAAAGTGTCCGCGCGCCCATGGTTTACGCGCTGCCCGCCCGTGACCCAGTTTTCCGCGCTGCGTCCTGCACTTCCGGGTTCAACCCGCGCACCAGGCTAAAATGTAACTATTTCTTTGATTCGTCGGCGCCTCGCGGTAAATTCAAATAGAGCCAATCAAAGGTTTCCTTATAAAGCCAACAGTCCTGGCTACGTCATATCCCGCCCGCTCTGAACAGCTGCGGAAGTCTCTTTTCAAAAGCGAAGTTGACGAGAATACATCGACGTATTTTCGCTGTATTTTTGACATCTCTTAATTTTCGGAAAAGCGGGTTTTACAGTCGATAGGTAACATATGAAGGGACATACTGACGGAGTTTTATGAATTTCCGTGCAAAATTGTTTGCGTGCCGCCGTCCGAAAGACCGTGGAAAACTCTACGGTGACCCAATTCACAGCTCCCGGCCGACCCTCCCCCTCACGGACGGTAATTCAACGCGGACATTTTCGGTAATAATCGTTTTTTTAACGTAGTCTTGGtagcaaaatatgaattttaggAAGGATGTGGGTTTCAGAATTATcttagatgatatttgatatcgatatatttgaatttttcacGCAATATATATGCCTATAAAGTTGACAAGCATACTGTAGcagaagagggaggggggcttcaTTCGTAGTATGGTGTATGTGATTCAACGTATGGGGTTAAGACTCTAATAACGTTTTTGCGAAGCAAGATGAGGCGGGTTCCATTACCTATCaaaatagaatttgaaaaaagttTGACTTAAATTAATGCtttcaatgtattttgataatTCTAATTTTAGTACTTTTAGTCATGCTGGAATAAGATATGTTTGGAAGgtaaagattttgttttaatgttacacttacaggtatATATTGCTGGAATCTACCCAAAGGACTACAGCTAAGCTGACCTTTTAGAGCTGCAATATTCCAGTGTCAAGTTCCAAGATAAAGGAGAAGTCATTCATGCAAGAAACATTGAATCGTGACTCAAACAAAACAACTTCATGACAGACACAGCATCTTGCTCTGTTGGCTACATGAGTTTGGAGGATTGGACACAATTTGCTGCACCGCAAATGTTTTGGTTCAAAATGCAAATTGGTGGTCGCACTGAGTACTGTACAGCAAATTAGTGAAGAACTACAATACACGACGAAACAGCATGGTAAGGTGAAAGCATGATAATCCAGCCACCTGGCTGGTACGACAAGAGaaatttgtcaaagtttgtgCTATGTATACTGCCAGGAAAGGACAGAGGAATGAAAACACTGTGGAGAACCTTTGAAAGAAGGACAACTAAGAGAAATCTACAAAGAAGAGGAAtcatgaaagaaagaagaaaagacaagCATGTGATAGTGACGAAAGAAGGACAAGAAAAGACAGCTTGTTTAGACATTATAAAAAAGCGAACTCGTCACAAACCATCGCAAAGTACCAGACATGACAGGCCTGGAACTGGAATTTCAGCTTTGGGCTGAACTACCCCGATTGGGGATGAACATCATTGACTCTGGCAGAATTTATTGTCTCAGcaaacaaaatgtagaaaacaaaaaaacatgatgatgttGAGGACTACTTACCTCTTGCTTCTGTAGCATATAATGAAGAGGACATTTTTCTCACGGCCCTTAGGAGAAACGATGCTGACGCTGACATTCCACTGTCagcttttcattttatttattgcaTATAGGGTTATAAAATGCATAGTTGATTATGCTGTACTTGATAGATATGgagttttgtactgtttctCTACTATTCTGATCCCAGCCACACTTTAAATTGTGAATGTAAGAGCTGAgatgttgttttcctttgtcaagggggaggggggcaccatgtacaatatgcatatgtaatgaCTTATTAAGGAATGAAACGCATAGTTAATTATGCTGTACTTGTTCAACTTGTGACTTTGTACTGATCTCCACCATTCTGATTCCAGCCACCCTTCAAACTGTGAGTGTAATTTATATAAGGGCCGAgatgttgttttcctttgtcaagggggaggggggcaccatgtacaatatgcatatgtaatgaCTTATTAAGGTAATGAAACGCATAGTTAATTATGCTATACTTGTTCAACTTGTGACTTTGTACTGATCTCCACCATTCTGATTCCAGCCACCCTTCAAACTGTGAGTGTAATTTATATAAGGGCTGAGATGTTGTTTTCCTATgccaagggggaggggggcaccatgtgcaatatgcatatgtaatgatttatgAAGGTCATGAAATGCATACAGTTGAAGATAGGAATAAATAGAGTTGACAGCTTATAcaacttgttcttttttgttatgGTATGAAGTTTCGTCTTTGTAGTATGTTGACAACTGAAAATATTCCCATATCTTAAGTGATCTGTGTTAAGcatgcagggggaggggggcgccatcATACAAATAAGCATTTTTAACTGCACATACTGCGCTTTAGGGATTTCACAGAAGATTCATAATGTATAAGATTATTGTATGTGGTGGGTACATAGGATTGATAATTGATCAAGAGCGCTGGAAGCCTTAATTACTTTAATAATATGACGTAGATATGCTATATCATTAACTATACTGGGAACCTAATTTccataaaatttgcataaatcagcctaaatttcatatttttcttattgattatggTGTTTGGTCCAAAGCCTTATCAAATGGTGCAAATCGCAGCTTTCTACGACTTAAaataaaaaatcacattttttagGTTATTGACACTGTCAATTCAATGCTTAACTATGGGGCAAAAATGCTCTCGGAAGCATGTTCGATGACCAAGTTTTTGACCTTCCCGATATCGTAGAAGGttgaaattttcaggacatactAAACTTACTTAGTACTACCAGGAAATCcacacaaaatgacaaatagatgtcaaaaatagaaattccAGCCTTTCAAAAATGGTAATTGTGATAAAATTTGGGTGTGGGCCTCCCTACCCTTGCAAACCCAGCACAGCACTATGGTACCATTAAAGTGCAGAAACTTCCAACAGTGTTTTTCattatacatatactagtatatttctttattacacatgtaataaagggttaatgccccggcccgaggtgtatatggtgagataatccctctGTTGGAAGTTTCTGCACTTTAATGGTACCATAGTGCTGTGCTGGGTTTGCAAGGGTAGGGAGGCCCACACCCAAATTTTATCACAATTACCATTTTTGAAAGGCTGGAATTTNNNNNNNNNNNNNNNNNNNNNNNNNNNNNNNNNNNNNNNNNNNNNNNNNNNNNNNNNNNNNNNNNNNNNNNNNNNNNNNNNNNNNNNNNNNNNNNNNNNNNNNNNNNNNNNNNNNNNNNNNNNNNNNNNNNNNNNNNNNNNNNNNNNNNNNNNNNNNNNNNNNNNNNNNNNNNNNNNNNNNNNNNNNNNNNNNNNNNNNNNNNNNNNNNNNNNNNNNNNNNNNNNNNNNNNNNNNNNNNNNNNNNNNNNNNNNNNNNNNNNNNNNNNNNNNNNNNNNNNNNNNNNNNNNNNNNNNNNNNNNNNNNNNNNNNNNNNNNNNNNNNNNNNNNNNNNNNNNNNNNNNNNNNNNNNNNNNNNNNNNNNNNNNNNNNNNNNNNNNNNNNNNNNNNNNNNNNNNNNNNNNNNNNNNNNNNNNNNNNNNNNNNNNNNNNNNNNNNNNNNNNNNNNNNNNNNNN comes from Branchiostoma floridae strain S238N-H82 chromosome 2, Bfl_VNyyK, whole genome shotgun sequence and encodes:
- the LOC118409236 gene encoding T-complex protein 1 subunit gamma-like; translated protein: MMGQGGPVLVLKQNTKRESGRKVQLGNVKAAKMISDVIRTCLGPRSMMKMLMDPMGGIVMTNDGNAILREIQVQHPAAKSMIEISRTQDEEVGDGTTSVIILAGEMLSVAEPFLEQKMHPTQIISAYRQALEDSLDVLRDQISVPVDVSNEDEMVKIICSALGTKFIRKWMDMACKMALRSVKTVALEDQGRREIDIKRYAKVEKIPGGAIEDSRVLSGIMINKDVTHPKMRRRIENPRIVLLDCSLEYKKGESQTDIELVSEQDFSRILQLEEEYVQKICEDIIRVKPDIVFTEKGVSDLAQHYLVKNNITAIRRIRKTDNNRIARACGANILNRTDELREEDVGTGAGLFEIKKFGDEYFTFITECKDPKACTILLRGASKDVLAEVERNLQDAMQVARNVMLDPRLVPGGGAAEMALAHILNEKAKSIQGIQQKPYMAVAHALEVVPITLIQNCGGNTIRTLTQLRAKHATAGNKNWGINGETGNIQDMQELGIWEPYAVKAQVYKTAVETAILLLRIDDIVSGSKKQAGPDPMKPE